GATAATTTCTTCGGATGTTACATTTTCAGCTTCGGCTTCGTAGCTAAGACCAATTCTATGACGAAGCACATCATGGCAAATTGCTCTAACATCTTCGGGCAAAACATATCCTCTATGTTTGATAAAAGCAAAAGCTTTTGCTGCTGCCGAAAGGTTTATGCTTGCTCGTGGAGATGCTCCAAAAGTTATCATATTTTCGAATTTATCTAAGCCATATTCTTTCGGATAACGAGTTGCAAACACTATATCGACTATATATTTTTCAATTTTTTCGTCGAGATAAACATCCTTAACAACTTCCCTTGCTCGAACTATTGCATCGGTTTTCAAAATTGTATCGGGCTTAGGAAAAGTTTTAGCAATATTTTCTCTGATTATTGCACGCTCTTCGTCTTTATTCGGATAGTCGATTACAACTTTTAGCATAAACCTATCGATTTGAGCTTCTGGCAAAGGATAAGTCCCTTCCTGCTCTATAGGATTTTGGGTAGCCATTACTAAGAATGGTTCTTGCAATCCATAAGTTTCAGAACCAATAGTTACTTGTCGCTCTTGCATTGACTCAAGCAAAGCACTTTGAACCTTCGCCGGAGCACGATTTATTTCATCGGCAAGAATAAAATTTGCAAAGATAGGTCCCTTTTTTACAATGAACTCTTCCTTTTTTTGACTATAAATCATAGTTCCGATTAAATCTGCTGGAAGCAAATCCGGCGTAAATTGTAGGCGACTAAATTTTGCATCAATAGTTTGTGCAAGTGTATTTATTGCTAATGTTTTTGCCAAACCCGGAACACCTTCGAGCAAAATATGACCATTAGATAACAATCCAATTAATAAGCTATCAATCAAATGTTTTTGTCCAACAATAACTTTTCTCATTTCCATTGAAATCAAATCAACGAAGGAGCTTTCTTGCTTAATTCGAGCATTTAGTTCGCTAATGTCATGAGTTGTTGTTACACTAATTGTATCCATAAAAATAAGTTTAATAAATAAGCAAAATTTCCAATTGTGATAAATCTCACAAAAAACGCTCAAAATTATTGTTTTGTTTTTTGTAATTTTCTGTATTTTTGTTAAAAAAAGTTAAAAGACAAAAGCATTGAAATTCAGATACTTCATAGAAATTTCGTACCATGGATTTAAGTATCATGGCTGGCAATTTCAGCCAAAAAATATTTCGGTTCAATCTGTAATAACAAAAGCAATTTCGACAATCTTGCAAGAAGAAATTGAAATTACCGGCTGTGGCAGAACAGATGCCGGAGTTCATGCAAA
This genomic window from Bacteroidota bacterium contains:
- a CDS encoding AAA family ATPase, yielding MDTISVTTTHDISELNARIKQESSFVDLISMEMRKVIVGQKHLIDSLLIGLLSNGHILLEGVPGLAKTLAINTLAQTIDAKFSRLQFTPDLLPADLIGTMIYSQKKEEFIVKKGPIFANFILADEINRAPAKVQSALLESMQERQVTIGSETYGLQEPFLVMATQNPIEQEGTYPLPEAQIDRFMLKVVIDYPNKDEERAIIRENIAKTFPKPDTILKTDAIVRAREVVKDVYLDEKIEKYIVDIVFATRYPKEYGLDKFENMITFGASPRASINLSAAAKAFAFIKHRGYVLPEDVRAICHDVLRHRIGLSYEAEAENVTSEEIINEILNTVEVP